The Micromonospora sp. WMMD961 genome has a segment encoding these proteins:
- a CDS encoding glycosyltransferase 87 family protein — MSADRRRAATVAALAVALTVAIAVLPGHRGWFDVGVYHGAVGHWVRGGDLYEWTTSNGYGFTYPPFAAASMLPMAALAWYPTIVANLLLTALAVVFLLHLLVDPVARRHGWSRWYALALSCCLLAGLNPVRDTVSFGQVNLVLVALVYLDLWLVERGSRLAGVGTGLAAAVKLTPAVFVGYLLVTGRWRAAATAIGTAVAATTVTAALAPDATRTFFTEALWDTDRVGRLAYVSNQSLLGVVARLDPAHPDRRLWLALVAVVLVVWALRARRAVRVGDERAGFALTGVVACLVSPVTWVHHLVWLVPGLVVIAAATLPWPPVDPPARRRARAGVAGYVVLCSGLVWVFANGSAGPLGFLGANAYVWVSIGMLVLLPVGQASPGTANSVMPQRHRDAGVASRSSKDMPPRLR; from the coding sequence ATGAGCGCCGACCGGCGTCGAGCGGCGACGGTGGCCGCGCTGGCCGTCGCACTCACGGTGGCGATCGCGGTGCTCCCCGGTCACCGGGGTTGGTTCGACGTCGGCGTCTACCACGGTGCGGTCGGCCACTGGGTACGCGGCGGTGACCTGTACGAGTGGACCACCAGCAACGGGTACGGCTTCACCTACCCGCCGTTCGCGGCCGCGAGCATGCTGCCGATGGCCGCGCTGGCCTGGTACCCGACGATCGTGGCGAACCTGCTGCTCACGGCCCTCGCCGTCGTGTTCCTGCTGCACCTGCTCGTGGACCCGGTGGCCCGGCGGCACGGCTGGAGCCGCTGGTACGCGCTCGCGCTGTCGTGTTGTCTGCTGGCCGGGCTCAACCCGGTGCGGGACACGGTCAGCTTCGGGCAGGTCAACCTGGTGCTGGTGGCGCTGGTCTACCTGGACCTGTGGTTGGTGGAGCGGGGCAGCCGGCTGGCCGGCGTCGGGACCGGCCTGGCCGCGGCCGTCAAGCTCACCCCGGCGGTCTTCGTCGGTTACCTGCTGGTCACCGGTCGCTGGCGGGCCGCCGCCACCGCCATCGGCACCGCCGTCGCCGCCACCACTGTCACGGCGGCCCTCGCGCCGGACGCCACCCGCACGTTCTTCACCGAGGCGCTGTGGGACACCGACCGGGTGGGCCGGTTGGCGTACGTGTCCAACCAGTCCCTGCTCGGCGTGGTCGCCCGGCTCGACCCGGCGCACCCGGACCGGCGGCTGTGGTTGGCGCTGGTCGCCGTCGTGCTGGTCGTGTGGGCGTTACGGGCTCGCCGGGCGGTGCGCGTCGGCGACGAACGCGCCGGCTTCGCGTTGACCGGTGTGGTCGCGTGCCTGGTCAGCCCGGTCACCTGGGTGCACCACCTGGTGTGGCTGGTACCGGGGTTGGTGGTGATCGCCGCGGCCACGCTGCCGTGGCCGCCGGTCGACCCGCCCGCCCGTCGTCGGGCACGTGCCGGCGTCGCCGGGTACGTCGTGCTCTGCAGTGGGCTGGTCTGGGTCTTCGCCAACGGGTCGGCCGGGCCGCTGGGGTTCCTCGGCGCGAACGCGTACGTCTGGGTCAGCATCGGGATGCTCGTGCTGCTCCCGGTCGGCCAGGCGAGCCCGGGCACCGCGAACAGCGTGATGCCGCAGCGGCATCGTGATGCCGGTGTGGCATCACGCTCGTCCAAGGACATGCCGCCCCGCCTCCGTTGA